The following proteins are co-located in the Marispirochaeta aestuarii genome:
- a CDS encoding TetR/AcrR family transcriptional regulator, whose translation MKDRIVSAAIELLNELGPHKVTTNHIIDALGISPGTLYYHYRNREQIILSIFQRITEDFDALFVENPVSGEITGLLSMIEQIYRLYFKYRFFYMNLSMLLDRDPVLAEAYRENYRIKRKKLEKLFSSLEKQGLIRPFESPEEKDIFLQNQWLINDYWLGFQKAVGIRDAEEMIGKGIRGYLAFIREYLTPRGRSALVTRHNDTD comes from the coding sequence GTGAAAGACCGGATTGTAAGCGCCGCCATTGAACTGCTGAACGAACTCGGCCCTCACAAGGTTACCACGAACCATATTATCGACGCCCTGGGAATCAGTCCCGGTACCCTGTATTACCACTACCGGAACAGGGAACAGATCATCCTCTCCATATTCCAGCGGATCACCGAAGATTTCGACGCCCTTTTTGTAGAGAATCCCGTCTCGGGAGAAATTACGGGGCTTCTTTCGATGATAGAACAGATCTACCGTTTGTATTTCAAATACCGGTTTTTCTATATGAACCTGTCCATGCTTCTGGACCGGGACCCGGTCCTCGCGGAGGCATACCGGGAAAACTACCGGATAAAGCGGAAAAAACTGGAGAAACTCTTTTCATCCCTGGAGAAACAGGGACTTATTCGGCCCTTTGAATCACCGGAGGAGAAGGATATCTTCCTTCAGAATCAGTGGCTCATCAACGATTACTGGCTCGGATTCCAGAAAGCAGTTGGCATAAGGGATGCCGAAGAAATGATCGGCAAGGGGATCCGTGGCTACCTGGCTTTCATCCGTGAATACTTGACGCCCCGGGGCCGGAGTGCCCTGGTCACCAGACATAACGATACAGACTGA
- a CDS encoding hemolysin family protein, whose amino-acid sequence MLSSIILLVTLILLSGFFSASETAFTSLSTLQIQHMVDNHGRRGRRVKELSGKPDVLLTTILIGNNMVNIGASAIATEMTIRLFGSQAIGIMTGVLTLIILIFSEVTPKRIAIIHNQGIALVTAFPIQVLSVILFPFIRMISLISSLITRFFSSERREHLSMEGILHIVNMAGTMGVVKQYEQEMIKSIFRLNDVSAKAIMTHRTEVFSLEKSLSLTEAFPEMIEEGFSRIPVYDRDPEKIVGVVLFKDAAREIANGRGSIPLQELMLEPMFIPTTKKISDIYTAFKGGKLNLAVVMDEYGGLAGIVTQEDVIEELFGELYDENEEKGRERIHHIKGNRYRIKGDTSLKQIEDSLGIELPHGKYVQTISGYISELLDRLPQRNETVETEWGELTIEGIVRNRITSLQLILKEGSKSSEQNNSHSSAM is encoded by the coding sequence ATGCTGAGCAGCATCATCCTGCTTGTTACCCTGATACTGCTTTCAGGATTTTTCTCCGCCAGTGAAACCGCCTTTACCTCTCTGTCTACCCTTCAGATCCAGCACATGGTTGATAACCACGGCCGCCGGGGACGACGGGTCAAGGAACTGTCGGGAAAGCCTGATGTCCTGCTGACAACAATCCTGATCGGCAACAACATGGTCAATATCGGGGCCTCCGCCATTGCCACGGAAATGACAATCCGGCTTTTCGGAAGCCAGGCCATCGGTATCATGACCGGAGTCCTGACCCTGATCATTCTGATATTCTCAGAGGTAACTCCCAAGCGTATAGCAATAATCCATAACCAGGGGATCGCCCTTGTTACAGCCTTCCCCATACAGGTCCTGTCGGTCATCCTTTTTCCATTCATCCGCATGATCAGCCTGATAAGCTCCCTGATAACAAGGTTCTTCTCTTCGGAACGCCGGGAACACCTCTCCATGGAGGGAATACTCCACATCGTCAATATGGCGGGAACCATGGGTGTGGTAAAACAGTACGAACAGGAGATGATCAAGAGCATTTTCCGGCTCAACGACGTCTCCGCCAAGGCAATAATGACCCACCGAACCGAGGTTTTCAGCCTCGAGAAATCCCTCAGCCTCACCGAAGCCTTTCCGGAGATGATCGAAGAGGGTTTTTCCCGGATTCCGGTCTACGACAGGGACCCGGAAAAGATCGTCGGCGTGGTCCTTTTCAAGGATGCCGCCCGGGAGATTGCCAACGGCAGGGGAAGCATTCCTCTTCAGGAGCTTATGCTGGAACCGATGTTCATTCCCACGACAAAAAAGATCTCCGATATCTATACCGCCTTTAAGGGCGGCAAGCTCAACCTCGCCGTCGTCATGGACGAGTACGGAGGGCTCGCCGGAATCGTAACCCAGGAGGATGTAATCGAGGAGCTTTTCGGCGAACTCTATGACGAAAACGAGGAGAAGGGACGGGAGCGGATCCACCACATCAAAGGTAACCGATACCGGATAAAAGGGGACACCTCCCTCAAACAGATCGAGGACAGTCTGGGGATCGAGCTTCCCCACGGCAAGTATGTCCAGACCATTTCCGGTTACATATCGGAGCTCCTGGACCGGCTTCCCCAGCGCAACGAGACGGTGGAGACCGAATGGGGAGAACTGACCATCGAGGGCATCGTACGTAACCGCATTACCTCGCTGCAGCTTATTCTCAAAGAAGGGTCAAAGAGCTCGGAGCAGAATAACAGCCATTCCTCCGCGATGTGA
- a CDS encoding ATP-binding protein → MKNDFLANISHELRTPLNGIIGMLSILENLDLQQEERYFLSLAQESSQQLFEVIRDLLDFSQLDSGALGLKNEVFDLSEALHMGAGLLAAQAKEKGLELETSIHFTYPWYLGDRSRILQIIVNLLSNAVKYSDSGTIRLEAGDREGLEIRVIDEGIGIPESQQEEIFASFHQLESPYNKRVRGVGLGLAIVAELLKLMKGSISVESKEGQGSCFTVHLPDNFRKQTTESFVEEGPSIPADKIGGKILIVEDEAINRIYLSKMLSGHGFSIVEATDGHQAVERCVAESPDLVLMDISLPRLNGIEATREIHGMGKYRNLPIIALTAHAHTDDIDTFLKAGMSRVITKPVKEASLLESLSEYLKT, encoded by the coding sequence ATCAAGAATGACTTCCTCGCCAATATCAGCCATGAGCTTCGGACCCCCCTGAACGGAATAATCGGGATGCTGAGTATCCTGGAAAATCTGGATCTTCAGCAGGAGGAACGCTACTTTCTCTCCCTGGCCCAGGAGTCGTCGCAGCAGCTTTTTGAAGTGATCCGAGACCTGCTGGACTTCAGTCAGCTCGACTCGGGGGCCCTGGGGCTGAAGAATGAGGTTTTTGACCTTTCCGAGGCACTGCACATGGGAGCAGGTCTCCTGGCGGCCCAGGCAAAGGAGAAGGGCCTTGAACTGGAGACCAGCATCCATTTTACATATCCCTGGTATCTGGGAGACAGAAGCAGAATTCTGCAGATTATCGTCAATCTTCTCTCCAACGCCGTTAAATATTCCGATTCGGGAACCATACGCCTGGAAGCCGGAGACCGGGAAGGGCTGGAAATTCGGGTAATCGATGAAGGGATCGGCATACCGGAATCCCAGCAGGAAGAGATATTCGCATCCTTTCACCAGCTGGAAAGCCCCTACAACAAACGCGTCAGGGGCGTGGGACTCGGCCTGGCTATTGTCGCGGAACTCCTGAAGCTGATGAAAGGCTCCATATCGGTGGAATCAAAAGAGGGGCAGGGTTCATGTTTTACGGTACATCTGCCGGACAATTTCCGGAAGCAGACAACGGAAAGCTTCGTGGAAGAGGGACCGTCAATACCTGCGGACAAAATCGGGGGCAAGATTCTTATAGTTGAAGACGAAGCAATCAACCGGATCTACCTTTCGAAAATGCTCTCCGGCCACGGGTTTTCCATAGTGGAAGCAACAGACGGGCATCAGGCGGTGGAACGCTGTGTAGCCGAATCTCCGGACCTGGTTCTCATGGACATCAGCCTTCCCCGGCTCAACGGTATAGAGGCTACCAGGGAAATCCACGGTATGGGAAAATACCGGAACCTGCCGATCATTGCGCTGACAGCCCATGCCCACACCGATGATATTGATACCTTTCTCAAGGCCGGGATGAGCCGGGTAATCACCAAACCGGTAAAAGAAGCTTCCCTTCTGGAATCCCTTTCAGAATATCTGAAGACGTAA
- a CDS encoding response regulator encodes MACILLVEDEAVNRLYLRHILSRNGFTIIEARDGFEAVDAARTEKPDCILMDIGLPRMDGIEAIRQIRSRRTGNRIPILAVTAHAQMADQKHIMESGADDILYKPYKEKELLEKLLRLLG; translated from the coding sequence ATGGCATGCATTCTCCTGGTGGAAGACGAGGCCGTAAACCGCCTGTATCTGCGGCATATCCTCAGCAGAAACGGCTTCACGATTATTGAGGCACGGGACGGATTTGAAGCTGTGGACGCTGCCCGGACGGAGAAACCCGACTGCATTCTGATGGACATCGGGCTTCCGAGAATGGACGGGATCGAAGCTATCAGGCAAATCCGGAGCAGGCGGACCGGGAATCGGATACCCATTCTCGCCGTCACTGCCCATGCACAGATGGCCGATCAGAAACACATCATGGAATCCGGTGCCGACGATATCCTTTACAAACCCTACAAAGAGAAGGAACTCCTGGAGAAACTGCTGCGTTTACTAGGATGA
- a CDS encoding YigZ family protein gives MFVPTQSRAAELEIKKSLFLAAAHPVSSEDEAKEIIRRTREEHPKSSHVVWAFVLGDENTQHLGMSDDGEPRGTAGKPALSTLQYSGLTNILVCIVRYFGGTKLGTGGLVKAYTDSTKAVIDDIPRKLLVEETVLGLRFGYHYYEGIRKVLGEYKARIEAEDFGTEVSLKLCIETEHAGELKQALGELTSGSVVITA, from the coding sequence ATGTTCGTACCGACCCAATCCCGTGCAGCCGAACTGGAAATAAAAAAGTCACTGTTTCTTGCGGCCGCCCATCCGGTCAGCTCCGAGGATGAGGCAAAGGAAATTATCCGCAGAACCAGGGAGGAACACCCCAAAAGCTCCCACGTGGTGTGGGCCTTCGTTCTGGGAGACGAAAACACCCAGCATCTGGGAATGTCCGACGACGGGGAACCCAGGGGAACCGCCGGCAAGCCCGCCCTCTCGACCCTGCAGTACAGCGGACTTACAAACATCCTGGTATGCATCGTACGCTACTTCGGGGGAACAAAGCTGGGCACCGGCGGGCTGGTCAAGGCCTATACCGACTCCACGAAGGCCGTAATCGACGATATTCCCCGGAAACTCCTCGTGGAGGAGACTGTCCTGGGACTGCGCTTTGGATATCACTATTACGAAGGAATCAGGAAGGTGCTGGGGGAATACAAGGCCCGAATCGAGGCCGAGGACTTCGGTACGGAAGTGTCCCTGAAGCTCTGTATTGAAACAGAGCACGCCGGGGAGCTGAAGCAGGCCCTTGGAGAACTCACCAGCGGAAGCGTGGTTATTACAGCCTGA
- a CDS encoding LysE family translocator, whose product MYAIILPVFLFTLSMTITPGPNNMLLTASGARFGYRRTLPLIGGIVLGIISQLVLSALGLGVLFESIPVLKGLLKVFGVLYLVYLAYRIAFTPGKEKHGKEAEQPLGLMAGAGFQYLNPKAYIMSITAMSVYPVQGELFLPSALLIILFFLIITPLAISVWAGFGTLLGRLMSSARYARGVRMLLGGMTAASVVFILI is encoded by the coding sequence ATGTACGCTATTATCCTTCCGGTTTTTCTATTTACCCTTTCCATGACCATAACCCCCGGGCCCAACAACATGCTGCTCACAGCTTCGGGAGCACGCTTCGGCTACCGGCGAACCCTTCCCCTGATCGGGGGAATTGTCCTGGGGATAATCAGCCAGCTTGTTTTAAGCGCCCTGGGCCTGGGAGTCCTCTTTGAGAGTATTCCTGTCCTGAAGGGGCTGCTGAAGGTATTCGGGGTCCTGTATCTGGTGTATCTGGCGTACCGGATTGCCTTTACTCCCGGCAAGGAAAAACATGGGAAAGAGGCGGAGCAGCCCCTGGGTCTAATGGCAGGGGCGGGTTTTCAGTACCTGAATCCCAAGGCCTACATAATGTCCATCACCGCCATGTCGGTGTACCCCGTGCAGGGGGAGCTGTTTCTGCCGTCTGCCCTTCTCATTATCCTCTTCTTTCTGATAATAACCCCCCTGGCAATATCGGTCTGGGCCGGCTTCGGGACCCTGCTCGGCCGCCTGATGAGTTCGGCCCGCTATGCAAGGGGGGTGCGGATGCTGTTGGGAGGCATGACCGCAGCTTCCGTGGTTTTTATCCTTATTTAG
- a CDS encoding PAS domain S-box protein: protein MIKRFARYTLSHPALPLFLFCSPSLFAEVPRNLTTSPWMLSMMILLGGIGFGSLLFVILLNRVIRRIRRELAEESEKYRALVNNTGLMVLLIDPETAEILDANPAALEFYGYSRDELKRKTVFDLNIDDQNTVQQRIRRAAESDKSNIHTRHRLASGEIRNVELFIGPIVTGGRRCNFAFILDETDKIETLQNLADEKQR, encoded by the coding sequence ATGATAAAAAGGTTTGCCCGGTATACCCTTTCGCATCCCGCGCTTCCGCTTTTTTTATTCTGTTCTCCTTCACTTTTCGCGGAGGTGCCCCGGAACCTGACGACCTCTCCCTGGATGCTCTCCATGATGATCCTTCTCGGCGGGATAGGCTTCGGCAGCCTGCTCTTCGTGATTCTCCTGAACCGCGTCATCCGCCGTATTCGCAGGGAGCTGGCGGAGGAGAGCGAAAAATACCGGGCCCTGGTCAACAATACGGGGCTGATGGTCCTGCTCATAGACCCGGAAACCGCGGAAATCCTGGACGCGAACCCGGCGGCCCTTGAGTTTTACGGATACTCCCGGGATGAGCTGAAAAGGAAGACCGTATTTGATTTGAACATCGATGATCAGAATACCGTTCAACAGAGGATCCGGCGAGCAGCGGAATCCGATAAATCCAATATTCATACCCGCCACCGCCTTGCGTCCGGGGAGATCAGAAACGTGGAACTCTTTATCGGTCCGATTGTTACCGGGGGAAGGCGCTGCAATTTCGCCTTTATTCTGGATGAGACGGACAAGATCGAAACCCTCCAGAACCTGGCGGACGAGAAACAGCGCTGA
- a CDS encoding Na/Pi cotransporter family protein, with translation MDWSALLYNPVLILLRVLGGLGIFLYGMQTMSEGIHKWAGPRLHGVVQGLTSTPLSAIVTGAGVTALIQSSSATTVVLVSMVNAGLIPLRNAIAVVMGANIGTTFTAWAVSLLGFSLDISSFALPAIAISLPFRFSRRERNKRFALILLGFGLLFLGINEMKTGMSALDQSDFISRVLLIFPEKGLGTRLIFILVGAGLSVVLQSSSAAITLTLTMVYLGQLPFSLAAAIVLGENVGTTLTAYFAALEMSVEARRCARSHLLFNIFGVIWMFFLLNPMIVLLDILVPGSLSNPPGTTFHLAAFHSLFNIVNTLLLAGFIPQIEKLVIRLIPDRKTDLPEGGALAWISGNLPEARDANLIIAGGAVLKLSREVRIMADYVINFFEPSLDERQELSALIEKKEQSVDGMEESILTHLSECALQNLSEEQAQWVAARMRIIGEYERIADGLVNIHNLSEKLLRKKSGAGSESVDQILEIAFAVRDFLEYISTLLDHAVADREMELARTMEEEIIRFRNKLDKISRKRIKSGGNLKGELLFMEIVRRFETIGDDCISIAKDLSR, from the coding sequence ATGGACTGGTCTGCACTTCTCTACAATCCTGTTCTGATCCTTCTGCGGGTTCTGGGGGGACTGGGGATTTTTCTTTACGGTATGCAGACCATGAGCGAAGGGATTCACAAGTGGGCAGGCCCGCGGCTTCACGGCGTTGTTCAGGGGCTTACATCGACCCCGCTGTCGGCGATAGTAACGGGAGCGGGAGTTACCGCCCTTATCCAGTCTTCCTCCGCCACAACGGTTGTACTCGTATCCATGGTTAACGCAGGACTTATCCCCCTCAGAAACGCCATAGCAGTAGTTATGGGGGCGAATATCGGGACAACCTTCACCGCCTGGGCGGTCTCTCTTCTGGGATTCTCCCTGGACATCTCCTCCTTCGCCCTCCCGGCCATCGCCATCAGTCTTCCCTTCCGATTCAGCAGGCGGGAGAGGAACAAGCGTTTCGCATTGATTCTGCTGGGTTTCGGTCTGCTGTTTCTTGGAATCAACGAGATGAAGACAGGGATGTCCGCCCTCGATCAGAGTGATTTTATCTCCCGGGTCCTCCTTATTTTTCCCGAGAAGGGATTGGGTACCCGCCTGATCTTTATTCTTGTTGGAGCCGGTTTAAGCGTGGTACTCCAGTCCTCCAGTGCCGCCATAACCCTTACCCTCACCATGGTCTACCTGGGACAGCTGCCCTTTTCCCTGGCGGCGGCCATCGTACTGGGGGAGAATGTAGGAACAACCCTCACTGCATACTTTGCGGCTCTTGAGATGTCCGTGGAGGCCAGGCGCTGCGCCAGATCACATCTGCTCTTCAACATCTTCGGTGTAATCTGGATGTTTTTTCTGCTGAACCCCATGATTGTTCTGCTGGATATCCTTGTTCCCGGATCCCTTTCGAACCCCCCGGGAACCACCTTTCACCTGGCGGCTTTTCACAGCCTTTTCAACATAGTGAACACCCTGCTCCTGGCGGGATTCATCCCGCAGATAGAGAAACTTGTTATCCGCCTGATTCCCGACAGAAAAACGGATCTCCCGGAAGGCGGAGCCCTTGCGTGGATCAGCGGCAATCTTCCCGAAGCCCGGGATGCCAACCTGATAATCGCCGGGGGAGCCGTTCTGAAGCTCTCCCGGGAAGTGCGGATCATGGCAGACTACGTTATCAACTTTTTTGAACCCAGCCTTGATGAAAGGCAGGAGCTATCCGCTCTGATTGAGAAAAAGGAACAAAGCGTCGACGGTATGGAGGAATCCATCCTTACCCATCTCTCCGAATGTGCGCTGCAGAATCTGAGCGAGGAGCAGGCCCAGTGGGTGGCAGCCCGGATGCGCATAATCGGGGAATATGAACGCATAGCCGACGGCCTGGTGAATATCCATAATCTGTCGGAAAAACTGCTGCGGAAAAAAAGCGGAGCCGGAAGCGAATCAGTCGACCAGATACTGGAAATAGCCTTCGCAGTCAGGGATTTTCTCGAATATATCTCCACCCTGCTGGACCATGCTGTTGCTGACCGGGAAATGGAACTGGCCCGAACAATGGAAGAAGAGATTATCCGCTTCAGAAACAAGCTGGACAAGATATCCCGAAAGCGGATAAAGTCCGGTGGCAACCTGAAGGGAGAACTGCTGTTCATGGAGATAGTCCGTCGCTTCGAGACAATCGGAGATGACTGCATAAGCATAGCAAAGGACCTTTCCCGATAG
- a CDS encoding flavodoxin family protein — MQVTALVGSRRKNGNTAFISRKILEALRTALPSVETELLFLGDFDIRACTGCEGCQKSWDCIIRDDYAAIVSRIDAADGLILASPTYWYSVTSDMKRFIDRSYSLIQYPVSRREWISKYSGTGKLCVTAAVCEQHDESMMGSTLSLLNDFSRDLGIEAVASVKAIGHFDAGSVGGDSAVMEQAKRAGRLLAERLDSP, encoded by the coding sequence ATGCAGGTAACAGCCCTGGTCGGGAGCAGAAGAAAAAACGGCAATACCGCGTTCATAAGCAGAAAAATTCTGGAAGCCCTGCGCACCGCTCTGCCTTCGGTGGAAACGGAGCTGCTTTTTCTCGGAGATTTTGACATCCGGGCCTGCACCGGATGCGAAGGCTGTCAAAAAAGCTGGGACTGTATAATACGGGACGATTACGCCGCTATCGTCTCCCGCATCGATGCAGCCGACGGGCTGATCCTCGCCTCCCCCACCTACTGGTATTCCGTCACCTCGGACATGAAGCGTTTTATCGACCGCAGCTACAGCCTCATCCAGTATCCGGTGAGCCGGCGGGAGTGGATCAGCAAATACTCCGGGACCGGCAAGCTCTGCGTGACCGCCGCGGTCTGTGAACAGCATGACGAATCGATGATGGGCAGCACCCTGAGCCTCCTGAATGATTTTTCAAGAGATCTGGGAATCGAAGCAGTCGCCTCGGTCAAGGCAATCGGCCACTTTGACGCGGGAAGCGTCGGCGGGGATTCGGCGGTTATGGAACAGGCAAAAAGAGCAGGAAGGCTGCTGGCGGAACGTCTCGATTCCCCTTGA
- a CDS encoding aminotransferase-like domain-containing protein produces the protein MAFSPDSRRFLYEKIADSISDAIDSGSIHYGEKLPSLRKMSSRFRCSVSVIMQAYEQLERLGKACSIERSGFYATCPRNGQAPEPEAETYTLKREDAKPVSIIGRIVEASNDTTILPLGAGIPDNGLLPLRSLRQSINRVMRGRPGILREYSNEAGSAALRTRIARKMLDRGVNVPADEILITNGCIEALSLALQVCTGVGDPVAIESPVFLGTLQLLNELGRKVVPIPTSARDGMDLESLETVLKKGEAKAVVTTAIFQNPLGFLQPEEKRKKMAEMAHKYTVPLIEDDIYSDSSFNHEVFPPIKSFDTRGNVLYCASVSKTLGPGMRIGWLMGGRFHSRCRTLKTALSLGGSPLLQEGLADFLSMGSYTRHIRRLQTAMAGQARETKQLLLGALPPGTAISDPRGGYYFWVELPGKIDSLQLFETALKEGIGIVPGQAFSSGDRHKNCIRVSYGSPVTRATREGIEKLGSVIEKAIRM, from the coding sequence ATGGCTTTTTCCCCGGATTCACGGCGCTTCCTCTATGAGAAGATAGCCGACAGTATTTCCGATGCAATCGACTCGGGATCAATACATTACGGCGAGAAACTCCCCTCTTTGAGAAAAATGAGCTCCCGTTTCAGGTGTTCGGTTTCTGTAATAATGCAGGCCTATGAGCAGCTGGAACGTCTGGGAAAAGCATGTTCCATTGAAAGATCAGGGTTTTACGCTACCTGCCCGCGAAACGGACAAGCTCCGGAGCCGGAAGCCGAAACCTACACCCTGAAACGTGAGGATGCAAAACCGGTCAGCATAATCGGCCGAATCGTCGAGGCAAGCAACGACACCACGATTCTGCCCCTGGGAGCGGGAATCCCCGATAATGGCCTGCTCCCCTTGCGCAGTCTTCGTCAGTCGATAAACCGGGTCATGCGGGGGCGCCCCGGCATACTCCGGGAATACAGCAACGAGGCGGGCAGCGCCGCTCTGCGCACCCGGATCGCCCGCAAAATGCTGGACAGAGGTGTAAACGTGCCGGCAGATGAGATCCTCATCACCAACGGATGCATAGAAGCCCTGAGTCTCGCGCTTCAGGTCTGCACCGGGGTCGGGGATCCCGTGGCCATTGAAAGCCCGGTTTTTCTGGGAACCCTTCAGCTTCTGAACGAGCTGGGCAGAAAGGTAGTCCCCATACCTACTTCCGCGCGGGACGGAATGGACCTGGAGAGCCTGGAAACAGTACTGAAAAAGGGGGAAGCAAAAGCTGTTGTTACCACCGCGATTTTCCAGAATCCCCTGGGGTTTCTTCAGCCGGAGGAAAAACGGAAAAAAATGGCGGAGATGGCGCACAAATACACAGTTCCGCTCATCGAGGATGATATCTACAGCGACTCATCCTTCAACCATGAAGTCTTTCCGCCAATAAAAAGTTTCGACACCCGGGGAAATGTTCTCTACTGCGCCTCCGTCTCCAAGACCCTGGGACCGGGGATGAGAATCGGCTGGCTGATGGGAGGAAGGTTTCACAGCCGCTGCAGGACCCTTAAAACCGCCCTCAGCCTGGGCGGGAGCCCTCTTCTGCAGGAAGGGCTGGCGGACTTTCTCAGCATGGGATCCTATACACGCCATATCCGGAGGCTTCAGACAGCGATGGCCGGTCAGGCACGGGAGACCAAACAGCTCCTGTTGGGCGCCCTTCCCCCGGGAACGGCCATAAGTGATCCCCGGGGAGGCTACTACTTCTGGGTGGAACTACCCGGAAAAATAGATTCCCTGCAACTCTTCGAAACCGCCCTGAAGGAGGGAATCGGCATTGTTCCCGGCCAGGCCTTCAGTTCAGGCGACCGCCATAAGAACTGTATCCGCGTCAGCTACGGTTCACCCGTTACCCGGGCAACCCGGGAAGGCATAGAGAAACTCGGATCCGTCATTGAGAAAGCGATCAGGATGTAG
- a CDS encoding lysoplasmalogenase codes for MITKYVFWFFPAITAIVSICYAHRGKGRTQVKLTVTGSVLLLLVGYALYAGTAGEALFVWGLAFALGASMVGDFFLSRGDDTFIHGVIGFFFAHAGYLSAFLVLGGFNLPILAVFSLALLLYLLLVLRPKIEDPLLFWAVCGYTAISALVIGAAFGTRQPLFIVGALLIALSDCIIAWNKFVRPVRYDELSILSTYYIAQISIGIGSWFLLSS; via the coding sequence ATGATTACAAAATATGTGTTCTGGTTTTTTCCTGCGATTACCGCAATAGTATCGATCTGTTACGCTCACCGGGGAAAAGGTCGTACGCAGGTAAAACTGACGGTAACAGGCAGCGTACTGCTCCTGCTCGTCGGCTATGCCCTCTACGCGGGGACAGCCGGGGAGGCTCTGTTCGTATGGGGCCTGGCCTTCGCCCTGGGGGCTTCCATGGTGGGGGATTTTTTCCTGTCCCGCGGCGATGATACCTTTATACACGGAGTAATCGGTTTCTTCTTCGCCCATGCGGGGTATCTGAGCGCTTTTCTTGTTCTCGGGGGTTTTAATCTGCCGATTCTGGCGGTGTTTTCCCTGGCGCTGCTTTTGTACCTTCTGCTGGTTCTCAGGCCGAAGATCGAGGATCCCCTGCTCTTCTGGGCCGTCTGCGGATACACGGCGATTTCCGCCCTGGTTATCGGTGCGGCCTTCGGTACCCGGCAGCCCCTGTTCATTGTCGGAGCCCTGCTGATCGCCCTCTCGGATTGTATAATTGCCTGGAACAAGTTTGTGCGTCCCGTCAGGTACGATGAACTGTCGATTCTTTCGACCTATTACATTGCCCAGATCAGTATCGGTATCGGCAGCTGGTTCCTGCTTTCATCCTAG
- a CDS encoding FxsA family protein — protein sequence MFIRLLPFFTLLPILELYLLIKIGSYIGAGMALLLVLGTGVLGAALARQEGFKVWMKIQHTMQQGIFPADDMIDGLLIFAAGIVLITPGVITDFLGFLLLIPFTRIFFRDWLKSRFGGMIQRGDSDFSGVFRHGSRPERDVTDSGDDLK from the coding sequence ATGTTCATACGCCTGCTTCCCTTTTTTACCCTTCTGCCGATTCTTGAACTCTACCTTCTGATAAAGATCGGCTCATACATCGGTGCGGGAATGGCATTGCTTCTCGTTCTGGGTACCGGGGTTCTGGGAGCTGCCCTGGCGCGGCAGGAAGGCTTCAAGGTCTGGATGAAGATCCAGCACACCATGCAGCAGGGGATATTCCCGGCGGATGACATGATAGACGGCCTGCTGATATTCGCCGCGGGAATCGTGTTGATTACTCCCGGAGTAATTACCGATTTTCTCGGATTTCTGCTGCTGATTCCCTTTACCAGGATATTTTTCCGGGATTGGCTGAAGAGCCGTTTCGGCGGTATGATTCAGCGGGGGGACTCCGATTTTTCCGGTGTTTTCCGGCACGGGAGCAGACCCGAACGGGATGTCACCGACAGCGGGGATGACCTGAAATAA